In the genome of Raphanus sativus cultivar WK10039 chromosome 4, ASM80110v3, whole genome shotgun sequence, one region contains:
- the LOC108849848 gene encoding protein CUP-SHAPED COTYLEDON 3-like, translating to MGLKDIGSKLPPGFRFHPSDEELVCHYLCNKIRAKSDHGDVEDDDVDEALKGASDLVEIDLHICEPWQLPDVAKLNAKEWYFFSFRDRKYATGYRTNRATVSGYWKATGKDRTVMDPRTSQLVGMRKTLVFYRNRAPNGIKTTWIMHEFRLECPNMPPKEDWVLCRVFNKGRDLSLQDSNYDNDHQTQRLEVNDAPDLNYAPNYNNQLQPLLSSPPSTTIDPPHHHDQWEQLMKQPSRIIDHPYHHHCQHQSTCGWEQMMIGSMSSSSSHGPDHESLHNLLYADKNNSVNIAADHHDQNYEKILLPSYIASLDHDKTCMGSSFDIGMVSDLHMECAGLSFETENLLAFH from the exons ATGGGGTTGAAAGATATTGGGTCCAAATTGCCACCGGGGTTTCGGTTTCATCCAAGCGATGAAGAGTTAGTTTGTCATTATCTTTGCAACAAGATTAGGGCCAAATCTGACCACGGTGATGTTGAGGATGATGACGTTGATGAAGCCTTGAAGGGTGCTAGTGATCTTGTGGAGATTGACTTGCATATTTGTGAGCCATGGCAGCTTCCTG ATGTGGCAAAGCTGAATGCAAAAGAATGGTACTTCTTCAGTTTTCGCGATAGAAAATATGCAACTGGATATCGTACAAACAGAGCGACGGTAAGTGGGTACTGGAAAGCAACAGGGAAGGATCGGACGGTGATGGATCCACGAACAAGCCAATTGGTAGGGATGAGAAAAACACTGGTCTTCTACAGGAACAGAGCACCAAATGGGATCAAAACTACTTGGATCATGCACGAGTTCCGTCTTGAGTGTCCAAACATGCCACCTAAG GAAGACTGGGTCTTGTGCAGAGTGTTCAACAAAGGCAGAGACTTGTCACTACAAGACAGTAACTATGACAATGATCATCAGACGCAAAGGCTTGAGGTTAATGACGCTCCGGATCTTAATTACGCTCCTAATTACAACAATCAGTTGCAACCCTTACTATCATCCCCTCCTTCCACGACCATCGACCCTCCACATCATCATGATCAGTGGGAGCAGCTAATGAAGCAGCCTTCAAGGATCATAGACCATCCCTATCACCACCATTGTCAACATCAATCTACATGTGGTTGGGAGCAGATGATGATTGGGTCGATGTCGTCATCGTCGAGCCATGGTCCTGATCACGAGTCCTTACATAATTTGCTTTATGCCGACAAAAACAACAGTGTCAACATCGCTGCTGATCATCATGATCAGAACTATGAGAAGATATTGTTGCCATCATACATCGCGAGTTTAGATCATGACAAGACATGTATGGGGTCATCATTCGATATTGGCATGGTCTCTGATCTTCACATGGAATGTGCTGGCTTGAGTTTTGAGACGGAGAACCTCCTCGCTTTCCATTAA